Below is a genomic region from Spiroplasma endosymbiont of Dioctria linearis.
ATTATTTTCCTAGAAAATAATGGAAAACTTAAAATGACTATTGATAATAGTCAAAAGCCCAAAGAGTGAATTAGTATAAAAATTATAAATGAAATAAAAAATCATTTTGAGGTTGTGATTCATATTGAACACCAATTTTTTAAGCCATACACAGAAATGCCAGATTTTATAATATTTATTAAAACATTTTCTTTTGCTTATGTTGCTTCAATTTTAAAATTAAGAAGAGAATCTAATGATTCTAGAGTAGACCCACTTAGAATAACAAATGTAATTAATGATTATTTATTAAACTATATAAAAAATAATTAAAAGGAGAAAATATGAGTATTAATTTTATTAAGAATTTTGAAGATAAGTACACCTCAAAAATTGGTAAAGAAGGTGTTTCTGAAATAATATCAAAAGCTAATGAAATAATAGAAGAATGTATCGATGAAAAAGGTAACACAAAAAACTCAGTTGGAGTTATTGTAGGTAAGGTTCAATCAGGTAAAACATCAAATTTCTTAGGCATAATTTCATTAGCATTTGATAAAGGTTTTGATACTGTTTTATTAATTGGAGGATGAGATAATACATTATTGGATCAGAATTATACAAGAGCTGAAGAAGTCTTTGGATCTGTTAAAGAAAAAAATAGTTTTAGAATTGAAAGTAAAGTTTATCAAACAAGCGTATTTGATAGTTCAGAAAGTATTACAAGTGGATCGGCCGGTAGTTTTTTTGATCCTAAAAATGAAAAAAAAGTTATTGTAACTATTCTTAAGCAACATACTCACTTTAAAAAAGTTATTAAAGCAATAAAAGATAATAAAAATATTTTTGATAATCGAAGGGTTTTGATAATAGATGATGAAGGTGATCAAGCTAGTTTGGATGGCAATTTTAGCAAAAAAGAAAATCAAAAAAATAAGGATGAACCAAAATTTATTGACAAAACTAAACTAAACAAACAGATAATAGAAATGACAGAAGAGCTTAGAAATTTCTCATATTTAACTGTTACAGCAACTCCTTATGCAAATTTTTTACTTGCCAAACAAGAAGAACTGTCGCCAAAATTTATTAAATTAACTAAACCAGGAAAAGATTATATAGGATTAACTGACTTTCATTTGGATGATGATTCAAATTTCATAGAATTAATTGACGATATTGATGCTGAAACTTTTGAAAGTGATAAAAATAATATGGATCCCCCAATTTCGATAAGAAAGGCAATTTCATATTTTATTATTAGTATCATAAATGCAACTAAAAATAAAATAGAGTTGAAAAATTATGAAATGCTTGTTCACATTGAAAGAAATATTAAGAAGCATGAAGTTATTAAAAGTCAATTGGATAAAATGCTACTAGAATATAAAAAATGTAGTGAGGATCCTTTTGATGCAAAATATTTGATTTTTAAAAATTTTGTTAATCTTGGATTTGAAATTATAAATAATAGAAAAGTTGATTTAGAAAAAGATAGAGAATTTATAGAGAATTTTTCAGAAGTGCTTGGAGAATTATCTATTCAAGTAATTAATGGAACAAAAAATAGTCTTAAAATTAAAGATATTAAGGATCCATATGTTATATATATAGGTTCAGATTTATTGCAAAGAGGCGTTACTTTAGAAAATCTTTTAGTTACATATATCACAAGAATTGCTAAAAAGAATAATGTAGATACAGTTTTACAAAGAGCAAGATGATTTGGATATAGAAAAAAAATACTTGATTATGTAAAAGTTTTTACAACACCAAAATTAAAAGAAATGTATTCAATTATAGCCAATTTTGAAGAATCCTTATGACAAGAATTGTATAGTCTTGACGAGGGAGAAATAGATACACAGATTTTTTTAAATAATCTTATTTATTCTTTACCCAAGGAAGAAAGATTAACAAGAAGAAATGTTGCGAAGGTAAACTATGTATCTATAAAAAAATGACAGACACAAAAAAAATACAAGGAAACTAATAACTTAGAGTGAATTTTTTGTGAAGAATTAAAAAATAATGGAATAAAAGAGGTCTATAATAATTCTGTTGAAAGTAAATATAGGGAGTTTTTAAACTGGGAAGAATTTTCAAAAGAAATTAACATTGATCAAGCAATTCTTGAAAAAATTGATATTAATTTTTCACATATATTTAAAGATGGAAATTATAATAGTAAAAAAGTTAAGACTATTTTAATAAGATCTGATAATGAAAAGCAAGAACGTAAAGTTTGAGATAAGGATTTAAAGTTTACTTTGCCAGCAGCTGGTAAAAGAAGTTATGAAGAGTTAAATGAAAAAAACTACTTTGGAGATTCAAATCTTCATAAATACGTAACAAACAAAGATAAAATATTAATTGTTATTTACAAAATAAATTTTAAAGATAGCATGTCTAATAAATTGGACACTCAAATTGCTTATAATGTTTATTTGCCAGGTATTGAATTAGAAGGATTTATAAGAGGATAAGAAAATGAATGTAGCTTGAACTTATGATGATGAAAAAGTATGCGTTGAGGCATTTTTTAAATTTATTGATTTTGATAAAACTTTAAAAATGGTAAGAAAAGAGATTATTGAATACATAAAATTAAATGTTAAAAATTATGAAATAAGAACTCATACCTCATGAGTTTTAAAAATAGATAATATTCATTATTTATTCCGAGTTTGATGTGGTCTTCCAAAAGCCGGACTGAAAGGAAAAACAAGTAAACAAGTTGAAATAATGAATATTTTTTTTGAAAATAGTAAATTTAAAAATAGTACTGATAAATTTTCAAAAGAATGATTTATTAGTAAAAAATCAGAATTTTATAAATTAAAAAAGTATGACCCAGAAAGTGATAAAAAGGAAACTATTATAGTGAAACTTATCAGAAATAAAAAAATAGTTACTGATTATTTAAACCAAGTAAATTTTTGTGAGAATTGTTTAAAAGAAAATACCTTCATTAGCTTATCAAGTGGAAAAATGTATTTTGAAGTTCATCATTTCATTCCATATAATGAGGAGGTTCAAAAGAATTATGAAATAAATTTAGATAATTATTATAATCTTGTTTCGCTTTGTCCGGAATGTCATAGAGCAATACATCTATCTGAACAAAGAAATACTATTATAAAAAATTTATTTGACAAAAAAATTAGAATTAAAGAGTTTAAAGGTTTTTACGGAGAAAATGGTATTGAAAAAATAATTAGTGACTATAAAAAGACAAATATGACAAAAGATCATGAAGTAAATTTTGCAGATTTTGATGATGATTTATATGATTTTGTAATTTAATAATATTACTTTATTTCTCAAAATTTTTAATAAATCAGAAAATAAAATATATTAGTTTGACTACTAATAAAACTAGTGGTTTTAATAAAATCGGAAAATAAAATTTATATAAAATAATTATTTTTTAAAAAGCAAGTTCTATTTAATAGAAGAACTTGCTTTTTTTGGGAGCTCTTTCCATAGATATTATTTTCAATTTTTAGTCTAAAATAAATTAGAATAAAACATTTATATATAAAATGTTTATCTTTTATAAAATTAATACTGTGGAAATCCCCAATAGTTCTTTCACTTCGATATGAAAAGAAAATATTTTCATATTTTTCTAATTTTCTAGCTAATGATTATAATTAATTTAAGGATTCGTATTTGAGGTTATTTAGAACCTATTTTTTTTATTATATTTATTAGTAGTCCTTTCATAAAACCTCCATTTATTGATTGTATAGGATGATAAAATTACTTGTTAATATGTAATTACATAATCGTTTATTACTCATATAATAGGAATTCAAAATGCATAAATATTTTTACAATAAGAATAGAGTTAGTTATATAATAAAGATATATAAAAAAAGAAAAAGAATATATTTTAATTAGTAATATGAAGATTAAAATTTATTTAGAAAAGTGGAGGAAGTAAATTATGAAAGCCTTATTGATAGGAAATGGATTTGAAATTCAATTCAATAAAAATATGGAATTAAACAATATGAAAACTAAAATAATAAACTCCATAGAAAATTTTGAAATAATTACTTTATTTTCAGATAGTTTTTTAGAAGAAAGAAACTATAATGAAATTGAAAAAAATTTTGTTAAAAATAATTATAATAAAATTTTTGAAGAGATTATTTACTCCATTTTAGTTTCTAATATTAATCAATATTCAATTGAAAATTACATATCCGATATTTCTTTTAGGATTCAAGAATTTTTTAATGAAGATACTGAAGAAATTATATCAACTTTTGTAAAAAATTTATTTCTCTTTTATATTGAAGAGCAGTGAAAAATAACTGAACAAAGAGTAAGAAAATTTTTAAATCATAATAATAAAATTACTAATTTTCTAAATAGTTATGATATTTTATTAACAACAAATTATACTAAAATATTAAGTTTAATTAATGAGCATTGTTCTAGAAAAAAAATAATTTTAAATCTACATGGAAAAATAGGAGAAAATGATGTAAATATTTTATGGAAAAATAAAAAAAATAGTAATCAAAATTTAGTTATAAATAAATTAAATTCTCTTAGTATAACTGATATTGATATTATAGGACTAAGTTTTAATCAAGACAATATTTTATTTTTAAATATTTTGAATTCGCTTAAATTTATTGAAAATAGAGAAAGTGTAATAAATTATTATTATTACAATGATAAAGATTGTAATAATGTTAAAAAATTAATAGATATTAAAACAATGGATTATTTAAAAAATTTTAATGTAAATATTAATAAGTTTAAGAAACAAGGGTTTTGATATACTATTACAAATAAATATGAAAATTTAAAAGGTGATAAATATATCAATCTTGAAAATTTGAAAAAGGAAAACAATGAAATAGCTTTTTGATCAGAAAAAATAGATAGAGATAGTTATTCGTTATTTTTATACCTTGGATACTTAAAAAGCAATATTATTTTTATAAAGGGTGATATTCCAGAAGATGAAATATCCATAGCCATAGAATCAGAATTTTATGGTTATAAAGTAGAGCGAATATATTTTAATGAAATTAGTGACTTAATATATAAAAATCAATCATCAATAAGGCTAAATATTATAGATTATAAAGATAATTTTTTTGGAGTATACAATAATTTATTTAATAATTATTTTCTATAAATTTAATTTATTATTTTTATAACAATAAAAAAGTAAATTTAGAGTAATCAGTATTAAGTTTTCGAATAAAATTTATAATATAAAATACAAATAGTGTAGATGTTATGCAAAAATTTAAACTTCATTTATTAAATGAAAATTATTTTTTTATTCTCTATCAAAAAATATAATTTAGCACTTTTAATAAAGAATTAATTTTGGATGTTTTAAAAGCTTCAAACTTCTCATTTAATAATGTTTTAATACACCATATAAATTATTCTTTTTCATTTGAACTAAACTGTAAGTATAATTTCAAATTAATACGACATATTTCTTATTTCCATAGCCCTTACTTTTAACTTTTATTTAAAGTAAAAGAGAATGAATATTTTATGTATAAATCACTTATATTTTTTAAAATTAATATTATGATATCATCAATAATTCTTGTACTTCGGTAAGAGAAAATAATATATTCATCTTGATTAATTTTTTTAGTTAGTCAGTCTAAATATTCTAAATATTATTGAAAATCTTTATTATATTTTTTAATAATATTTGGTAAATAATTATTTAACTGCTCAATATTTTTTAAATCAAAGAGTATAATTATTTACTGTACCTTGTTTGCAACATTCCCAAAACTCTTACGAATAATAATTTTTTTGAGATATTTAAATTGATATTACTTATTTTAAAAAAGTTTAAATAAACTAAAGATATCTTCAATTTTTAATTAATTGTTGATTTGAAATATTATTTTTATATATTTCCCTAAACTTGAAGTTTATTTAATATAAAGTTTGCCTGTTATAAAATATGAGTGTGAGATTTTCTTATTTTAGCAATTTAATAGTAATCTTTTCATAAAACTTTCATTTATTGATTATAAAGGAAGACAAAGTCGCGTGTTAATATGTAGGTACATAATAACTTATTACTAAGAGCCAAGAGTAGGCAGATTGACAAGGAATAGGCAATGGATATGAAGTACTCTTAAAAGAGAAACGTTCAAGGACTGTTATAAATATAATATTGTGAATGAATATATTTATAATTTGAAAATGTATTAATATTTTTATAATAATAGAGTTATTAATAAAATATAGGTGTCCAAAAAAAATAACAGTACAGTAGTTATTTGCGTAAATAAATTTTTTAATACTTCCATTACCTATATTAAAATGGTAGGATTAAATTAAAATTAAGGATGGTAATAAAATGTTAACTTGACTTGGGTGGATTATCTCTCCAATACTTACTATTATTTTTTGGTTTTTAACTTGGCATTTCTTTAGAAAAAATAGGGATGAAATTTTTTTATTGAATAAGTTCACTAATAAAATTCAAAAACTTCATAAATTAAACCTTTTTTATTTAGAAGATAACTATAATGAGAGTATCAATAATTGGACTAATAAATTTTCATATATTGAAATAGAGAATTTTAATCAATTAGTTTCAATTTTTATTTCAATGCTTCAAAAATATGTTGATAATAATAGTAATTTTTTATTAAAAAAAGATATAAGAAAGAAGTTAAATTTATTAATAGTAAAATATAAAAAATATTTCACTCAGTTTAATGATTCTTACTTAAAATTTAAAACAAAAAATTATGAATTTTTTGATTATAAAAACGCATTTCAAATAGTTTCACAAAATTATAAATTAAAAAATAAGTGTTATAATATAATTGAAGAACTTAATTTAAATAAATCAATTGAACAACTTTTTAAAAACATTTCAAATTTAAATAAGAATGAGGTATTAACAAAATTAAGCGATTTACTTTTTATTAAAGTAGATTATTCAGAAGTATTTCATTCATATTCAACAGTAGAAGCGTATTTACGACCTATTGGTTCCATAAAAATAAAGTTAGATCTATATAAAGATCCATTTAAGAAATTTTTAATTCAGGAAGATATGATACCAAACTTTAACAATAAAATAAAAGGATTTGATAATGAGAGATTAGATAAAATAGGTAAAGATATTGGTTTAAAATTAAGTAATGCATGTAAAAATCATGATTTTGATTTTTGAACACCAACAGGTAATAAAATTAGAATAATTAAAAAAACATATTTTGAATTTATAAATAATAACCATATTTTCTCAATTTCTCCAGACTTTAAAATTTATTTTAGTTTAGATATAAAACCAACAAAAAATAGTGATCTAATAATTATTGATAGAAATAATAATGCTCTAACAATTCAAGATTTTAAAAAGGAATTAAATAATTTAAATAAAACAGAGAGTAGTAAAGCAGAATTATTTATATATGAATGTTTTTTAAGAGAGTTAAAACTTTTATAAAGTATTTAGATAATAATAGATTATGCATAAAATACCCGAGAAAAAGGAAACCTATGTTTACCAGTAGTAAAACTTCTTCTTTTTTTAATTAAATAAAAAAACAAAAATACAGTAAAGAATTAAAAATAGAGGTTAAAAAAAGTTTAATCAAGGTCATACACCAAGAAAAGTAGAATAGTACAATTTAATTTTTTGATTACAATAAGCCTATTTATGAAATGTAGATAATAAGCGAATATGTCCAAAATACTAGGATTTATATAATAAATATATCTTGTATTTTTTCTTTTCTATCAAAAAATATTAGTTAGTTGCTTTCCAAGGAGAGTCAATTTTGGATATTTAAGTAGTTTAAATTCATCATTTAATAGTGTTTTCATACTTCCATGTAAACGTTCATCTTTAACTTGAATAAGATTGTAAATGTCATTTCCAATTAGTGCATAATACTTTTTATTTATCGTCTTCATAACCATTACTTTTAACTTTGGCTTAAAGTAAATTGGAGTATAGCCCTTACATATAAATCACTTAGTTTTTTTAAAAATACTATGAACATTATCAATAGTTCTTTCACTTTGATAAGAGAAAAAAATATATTGATCTTGATCAAACTTTCTAGTTACTGATTCTAATTGGTCTAAAGGTATTAAAAAATCTTGATTGTATTTCTGAATAAGATGGGGTAAATAATTATTTAACTGCTCAATATTTTTTAAATCTAAGAGTCTAATTAATTGAGGCCATCTTCTTTGTAGTGTTCAAAAAGTCCTTTCAACTAATGCTTTTTCTTGAGGTATTGACGTTGTTTTTGTATTTACTCCTAAAGAGTGAGAAATAAACTGCAATTGTGTATTTGAGACACTATCACCAAAATGGTCACGATTATTTTTACTACTAAAAACATTGGGATTATCACTAGCATTTAGTTTTGGTAAACCATAATGTTTAAAGACTTTTTTATAGATATTATAATAACTTTCAGTAGTTTCTTGTTCGCTGAAATAGCCTGCCAAAATCCTTTTACTAACTTTATCAATTACAATATGCAAATGACTTTTTAAGTTCTTAATTCATTGATGATTTGAAGCATCAGTTTCGTAGATTTCTCCAAATTTTACAATTTTCCTTTGCGTAGGATGGGGTCTGCTTGTTATAATTGAATTTGAAAGATACTCGCTTGTTAAATTTTCTTGGTTTGCTACCTTTAAATTTTTACGAATATCTTTTTTTATTTTTCTGTTAAGATTTTCAATTAAAATATTTTCTTCTATTAATATGTGCCTAATTGCAGAGTAACTTATTCTCTTTTTTCAAGTTAGTTCTCAATAATGTTTAATACTAAAGTCATAATATTTTGTTTGAAATAATTGTTGAATTTTATTTATAGGTGTTTTATTTGCATTTTTATGAATAAAAGCTTTTGCTCCAATTTCTTGATATTCTTTAAGTTTTCTTCTTGTGTGTCTAACACTATAACCTAATTTATAGGCTGTATTTTTCAATAGAGTCCTTTCATAAAACCTCCATTTATTGATTATAAAGGAG
It encodes:
- a CDS encoding Z1 domain-containing protein, whose product is MSINFIKNFEDKYTSKIGKEGVSEIISKANEIIEECIDEKGNTKNSVGVIVGKVQSGKTSNFLGIISLAFDKGFDTVLLIGGWDNTLLDQNYTRAEEVFGSVKEKNSFRIESKVYQTSVFDSSESITSGSAGSFFDPKNEKKVIVTILKQHTHFKKVIKAIKDNKNIFDNRRVLIIDDEGDQASLDGNFSKKENQKNKDEPKFIDKTKLNKQIIEMTEELRNFSYLTVTATPYANFLLAKQEELSPKFIKLTKPGKDYIGLTDFHLDDDSNFIELIDDIDAETFESDKNNMDPPISIRKAISYFIISIINATKNKIELKNYEMLVHIERNIKKHEVIKSQLDKMLLEYKKCSEDPFDAKYLIFKNFVNLGFEIINNRKVDLEKDREFIENFSEVLGELSIQVINGTKNSLKIKDIKDPYVIYIGSDLLQRGVTLENLLVTYITRIAKKNNVDTVLQRARWFGYRKKILDYVKVFTTPKLKEMYSIIANFEESLWQELYSLDEGEIDTQIFLNNLIYSLPKEERLTRRNVAKVNYVSIKKWQTQKKYKETNNLEWIFCEELKNNGIKEVYNNSVESKYREFLNWEEFSKEINIDQAILEKIDINFSHIFKDGNYNSKKVKTILIRSDNEKQERKVWDKDLKFTLPAAGKRSYEELNEKNYFGDSNLHKYVTNKDKILIVIYKINFKDSMSNKLDTQIAYNVYLPGIELEGFIRG
- a CDS encoding HNH endonuclease signature motif containing protein produces the protein MNVAWTYDDEKVCVEAFFKFIDFDKTLKMVRKEIIEYIKLNVKNYEIRTHTSWVLKIDNIHYLFRVWCGLPKAGLKGKTSKQVEIMNIFFENSKFKNSTDKFSKEWFISKKSEFYKLKKYDPESDKKETIIVKLIRNKKIVTDYLNQVNFCENCLKENTFISLSSGKMYFEVHHFIPYNEEVQKNYEINLDNYYNLVSLCPECHRAIHLSEQRNTIIKNLFDKKIRIKEFKGFYGENGIEKIISDYKKTNMTKDHEVNFADFDDDLYDFVI